In one Methyloterricola oryzae genomic region, the following are encoded:
- a CDS encoding helix-turn-helix domain-containing protein translates to MKVDASETGIDTVQGTPTNSLVLSEHVRMAIKDYFSQLGGCDVTELHALVLSEVERPLIQTVLEHCGYNQTRSAQMLGMSRSTLRKKIAQYGLE, encoded by the coding sequence ATGAAAGTGGACGCAAGCGAGACTGGTATTGACACAGTCCAGGGAACCCCAACCAACTCCCTGGTGCTCAGCGAGCATGTGCGCATGGCGATCAAGGATTATTTCTCCCAGCTGGGTGGCTGCGACGTCACTGAACTGCACGCCCTGGTCCTGAGCGAGGTGGAACGACCGCTCATTCAGACGGTGCTCGAACACTGCGGCTACAATCAAACACGCTCGGCGCAGATGCTAGGCATGAGCCGCAGCACCTTGCGCAAGAAGATCGCCCAGTACGGACTGGAATAA